In Drosophila busckii strain San Diego stock center, stock number 13000-0081.31 chromosome 3R, ASM1175060v1, whole genome shotgun sequence, the sequence ATCGGCGCTAATGTGATtgtgaatatatataaacggCCTATCACAAATGTAACAAtgaattttagcattttgcgCAAACTGAACGGCTATCATCCATTTTTATACAATCTAACCGTAGACTTTTGTCGCTACATGAAACATCCGAACCCCATGGtagtgttttattattttcagcgCGCCTTTCAGCCATACTCCAATCTGAATCACACGTGTCCCTACAATGTGAGTCTGGCTTGAAGcgagcaatatttatttcatttaattttctaccttatttatgctttagcATGATGTTATAGTTAATGATTTTGTCTTGGATGATAAAATGTTTGATAAGCTGCCGTTGCCGAAAGGCAACTATTTGCTACTgctgaaaattgcaattaattcgATTTGGGCATTGCAGATATCTACCTATATGGATGTAGACGTGCGTCAAACCATTAGGAATGgctaaaaaatacttaataacAATGAAGCGTATACCGTATCATTAATgtatcaataaaataataaacgttTGATTTTCAGTAGGCTTACGAATCGAACATTTATTGTAGAAtgttatattttgcaattaagtgTGTCACGACTGTTTTGGTTATGGTTGACAGCAGAACCAGTTAGTTAACTCTTAAGGCCGGGACCACATTGCCCCATTTGcaactggcaaacaaaaacaaaaaactggaTGCAGTTGTAGTAGTTTCACAAGATTGTAATCAGTCACTTTGACAGCCATacacacttgccacttgccacttgccacacacgaGCACACGCCACTTACGAAACTGCTTGCGGTGTTTTGCGCGTTTCCGATGAGGACGTCCTAGCTGGTGGGCAGACAAAACGTTTCTAATGCAAGGCCAGCGAATGAGTGCCAAAACGTTAGTTCAAAGTCGAGCGACGGGTTCGCTGGAAAACGCTTTTACTTTCgcgcagcagcatcaacggAAATCTTTCAAGGCAATTCCGCTCGGCAGCCAGTAAAGTGGTTGAGCGAGTTGTGCGAAAGGCGCATGAGGCGCGGCTACATCTTAGCCAAGTTGGCGACCTGGTCGAGTCATGTGCAATGGAAAGTGCAAAACCGTTGGACGTTTTCTTTATGAGTTTGCAATGCGGCGCAAATTGCCccgttttgttgttaaatgcacgacaacaacagcagcagcagcagcaacaacagcagcaacatagtTGGGTCAATGCTTTCTTGTTACAACATTTGGTAATTTGAGCCTGCTTGCGTGATGTGGCAggcgcatttttaattgccaagaGACGAGAGGCAGCTGGAATGACGATTGAGTTATGGTTGCTGTTAAACAATTTAgccaaacaattaaacatttgcattcaattcaatCTAAAGTCATGAGCCAGCTTCCTGGTCATATTGATAACATATGTTTAttcacaaacaaaatatagtgcattgattaattaaatatacgtATACGTGCCGCGCTTTGTTTAGAGCCGGTGCTTTTTCTTTAGCTTGTCATGAATTTCCGCTCTGCGACGCTCGCGTGTGGCACGTTGCTTAGCTTCTTGAGCGGGACAAGCGGCACGATCCGACGCCTGCTTGGTGTTCTCTAAGTTGCAACACATCCAGTTGGCGCAGCAGCATGTCCACGCATTTTTTTTGCCGCTTCAACTAGTTGCTGCTTCTCGTTAAACTCTTGCTGAGCACCAGGATTTTTGGATTGTGGCATTTACCTTGTCCAGCTTAAAGCCATTGCTAACGTTCAGCAGCACACAAATCAGAATTATAAATAtctttaaattcatttttaatttgtttagtttgcttagGCTCCAAATATAGCATATCAAGTTGCGAcctgttttattatttattcgtAATGTATACTTTGAGATTTACGTAAGAGATTGTTTTATCAATGCGTTGCCAAAAGCTCctgcttatatttattgtatgctTCATGCTGGTGGACTGCAGAAGGCCGGTGCGTCCGTACAAATCATTTCACCAGCAGAGGCCGCATTGTTCAAGTAatcagaataataataa encodes:
- the LOC108601266 gene encoding uncharacterized protein LOC108601266, whose amino-acid sequence is MNFSILRKLNGYHPFLYNLTVDFCRYMKHPNPMVVFYYFQRAFQPYSNLNHTCPYNHDVIVNDFVLDDKMFDKLPLPKGNYLLLLKIAINSIWALQISTYMDVDVRQTIRNG